A genomic stretch from Halopiger aswanensis includes:
- a CDS encoding potassium transporter TrkA, producing the protein MALPVEILLGIYLGLLTGIVPALAAGSLGFLVRYFTGVTLPGFGVVVLSLSIASVQGGLMGLIEPTIAQSPRLLVAVLVVLMLSLYAHSQGDKLGANLPHHLSFRSLRQRTLSADVVELVGTMGQVTIRPTGEIRDMEGYPPLSPDLRAAIKDGSWKLPADLPLSELETRLEERLRTDHELGDVDVTLDEKARATIAAAPPSGGLSRRVPAGQRAISLTTLVPTGLARGDEVTIRAADRSTTGTVLSVRSEIDDERAAAAAAAEAADADDPALPDGGEPKNETVAPAAPKPNRSTAGGPGRVTVAVPRRDVKPLLEGDRSRLIVRSRGTSHEFEAFALVKRAGYAIQRLTVDAAELAEEIHANPEVTILAARRRESDTDGRRRGWVFAPGLERRLEVGDEAFVVSPEGTIDAVLESGGGAR; encoded by the coding sequence ATGGCGCTTCCGGTCGAAATCTTACTCGGCATCTATCTCGGCCTCCTGACCGGTATCGTTCCCGCACTCGCCGCCGGTTCGCTGGGCTTTCTCGTCCGGTATTTCACCGGCGTGACGCTGCCCGGGTTCGGTGTCGTCGTGCTCTCGCTGTCGATCGCCAGCGTGCAGGGCGGGCTCATGGGACTGATCGAACCGACGATCGCCCAGTCACCCCGGTTGCTGGTCGCCGTCCTCGTCGTCCTCATGCTCTCGCTGTACGCCCACAGCCAGGGCGACAAGCTCGGCGCGAACCTCCCGCATCACCTCTCCTTTCGGTCGCTTCGCCAGCGGACGCTGTCGGCCGACGTCGTCGAACTGGTCGGCACCATGGGCCAGGTCACGATCCGGCCGACCGGCGAGATCCGCGACATGGAGGGCTACCCGCCGCTGTCGCCCGACCTCCGGGCGGCGATCAAGGACGGCTCGTGGAAACTTCCCGCCGACCTCCCGCTGTCGGAACTCGAGACCCGCCTCGAGGAGCGGCTCCGGACGGATCACGAACTCGGTGACGTCGACGTGACCCTCGACGAAAAGGCGCGAGCGACGATCGCGGCGGCGCCGCCCTCCGGCGGGCTCTCGCGGCGCGTGCCGGCGGGCCAGCGCGCGATCTCGCTGACGACGCTGGTGCCGACGGGGCTGGCGCGCGGCGACGAGGTAACCATCCGCGCGGCCGATCGGTCGACGACCGGCACGGTACTCAGCGTTCGCAGCGAGATCGACGACGAGCGAGCCGCGGCCGCTGCGGCCGCCGAGGCGGCGGACGCGGACGACCCAGCCCTCCCCGACGGCGGCGAACCGAAAAACGAGACGGTCGCGCCCGCGGCACCGAAACCGAACCGATCGACCGCCGGCGGTCCGGGCCGGGTTACCGTCGCCGTGCCGCGTCGGGACGTGAAACCGCTGCTCGAGGGCGACCGGTCGCGACTGATCGTCCGCTCGCGCGGCACGAGCCACGAGTTCGAGGCGTTCGCGCTGGTCAAGCGGGCCGGCTACGCGATTCAGCGGCTTACCGTCGACGCGGCGGAACTCGCCGAGGAGATCCACGCCAACCCCGAAGTGACGATCCTCGCAGCCCGGCGACGGGAGAGCGACACCGACGGCCGGCGCCGCGGCTGGGTGTTCGCGCCCGGCCTCGAGCGCCGCCTCGAGGTCGGCGACGAGGCGTTCGTCGTTAGCCCGGAGGGAACTATCGATGCGGTGCTCGAAAGCGGAGGTGGCGCGCGATGA
- a CDS encoding NAD-binding protein, whose amino-acid sequence MVDDGSVRDRLPEDWRRLLSIRAAIVLALSVAVLSVATALVNIQTNAVGGPLAEYVPEAIQSAAAFTGALTGFLMLGSALALRRGLRTGWWATLLLLPLTAAQGLLQSSRYSFPLVVLSLVAIPVLLLSRRRFTGSLSLTTTQIAAGFALLGVQAYGTIGAYALREDFEGVATILDAFYFTLITSSTVGYGDITPDQGSTEAMLFTMSVLVLGVASFGIAIGALVGPAIQTRITKTLGRMTDSQLELLEDHLLVLGYGELTEPIVDELAANNREFVVVTTDRTAADELSERDVPVIAGDPSDEAPLERAKIERAAGILVATNEDAQDALAILTARQLAPETRIVAAATDRENTKKLEHAGADTVISPSLLGGHLLVRSALGGDDTELIDRILEDE is encoded by the coding sequence ATGGTCGACGACGGGTCGGTACGTGATCGTCTGCCCGAGGACTGGCGGCGGCTCCTCTCGATTCGCGCGGCGATCGTCCTCGCGCTGTCCGTCGCCGTGCTCTCGGTCGCGACGGCCCTCGTCAACATTCAGACGAACGCCGTCGGCGGACCGCTCGCGGAGTACGTTCCCGAGGCGATTCAAAGCGCCGCCGCCTTCACCGGTGCGCTGACCGGTTTTTTGATGCTCGGGAGCGCGCTCGCGCTCCGGCGCGGGCTGCGTACGGGCTGGTGGGCGACGCTGCTGTTGTTGCCGCTGACCGCCGCGCAGGGACTGCTCCAATCGAGCCGGTACTCGTTCCCGCTGGTCGTGCTCTCGCTGGTGGCGATCCCCGTGTTGCTGCTCAGCCGCAGGCGCTTTACCGGCTCCCTGTCGCTGACGACGACCCAGATCGCCGCCGGCTTCGCGCTGCTGGGCGTTCAGGCCTACGGCACCATCGGCGCCTACGCGCTCCGGGAGGACTTCGAGGGCGTCGCGACCATCCTCGACGCCTTCTACTTTACGCTGATCACCTCGAGCACGGTCGGCTACGGCGACATCACGCCCGACCAGGGCTCGACCGAGGCGATGCTGTTTACGATGTCCGTGCTGGTGCTCGGCGTGGCCAGCTTCGGTATCGCTATCGGGGCGCTGGTCGGCCCGGCGATCCAGACCCGCATCACGAAGACGCTCGGACGCATGACCGACTCACAACTCGAGCTGCTCGAGGACCACCTCCTCGTGCTCGGCTACGGCGAACTGACGGAACCGATCGTCGACGAACTCGCGGCTAACAATCGGGAGTTCGTCGTCGTAACGACCGACCGCACCGCGGCGGACGAACTCTCGGAGCGGGACGTGCCGGTCATCGCCGGCGATCCCAGCGACGAGGCGCCCCTCGAACGCGCGAAGATCGAGCGCGCAGCGGGCATCCTCGTCGCCACCAACGAGGACGCCCAGGACGCGCTGGCGATCCTCACCGCGCGGCAACTCGCGCCGGAGACCCGCATCGTCGCCGCGGCGACGGACCGGGAGAACACGAAGAAACTCGAGCACGCCGGCGCGGATACGGTGATCAGTCCGTCGCTGCTGGGCGGGCACCTGCTGGTGCGCTCGGCGCTCGGCGGCGACGACACCGAGTTGATCGACCGCATTCTCGAGGACGAGTAG